A window of Hyperolius riggenbachi isolate aHypRig1 chromosome 1, aHypRig1.pri, whole genome shotgun sequence contains these coding sequences:
- the LOC137529145 gene encoding olfactory receptor 6E1-like, which yields MWNGGNVSLVTEFILLGIPGSYELQVLLFVSLSICYVVTLVLNTTIIILSLTDAQLHTPMYFFLSNLAFLDITFTSAIVPKVLFNLISGNKRISFHGCLAQSYIYFLLGTTEFLLLATMSFDRYVAICHPLRYSIIMRPKNCLKLIGCAWLGGFMDTIVQTVLTYRLPFCGSNVINHYFCDVEPLLKLACGDTHVIGMLDFALASSLVLGSLFFSLVSYGCIISAIAKISSAEGRKRTFSTCASHLTVVFIVYGSCIFMCVRPSKNSKVDSTKIVSLLNCIVTPLLNPFIYSFRNKTFKEALKRTLRNKTKFSGQMLQPALKKIPL from the coding sequence ATGTGGAATGGAGGAAATGTTTCATTAGTGACAGAATTCATTCTCCTTGGAATACCAGGTTCTTATGAGCTTCAGGTCTTGTTATTTGTGTCCCTTTCCATTTGCTATGTGGTTACTTTAGTACTTAATACCACAATAATCATATTAAGCTTGACTGATGCTCAACTTCATACACCGATGTACTTCTTTCTTAGCAATCTGGCCTTCCTTGATATTACTTTTACATCAGCCATTGTCCCTAAAGTGCTCTTTAATCTaatcagtgggaacaagagaataTCTTTCCATGGGTGCCTTGCTCAGTCGTATATCTACTTTCTGCTGGGAACCACTGAGTTCCTACTTCTGGCTACAATGTCTTTTGATCGTTATGTGGCTATTTGCCATCCTTTACGCTATAGCATTATCATGAGACCAAAGAATTGCCTGAAGCTGATTGGTTGTGCTTGGCTAGGTGGATTTATGGACACAATTGTTCAAACTGTCCTTACGTATAGATTGCCATTTTGTGGCTCAAATGTTATCAATCATTACTTCTGTGATGTGGAACCTCTGCTGAAACTGGCATGTGGCGACACACATGTTATCGGGATGTTAGACTTTGCATTGGCATCTTCTTTAGTCTTGGGATCACTGTTCTTCTCCTTAGTCTCctatggctgtattatctctgctaTTGCAAAAATATCATCAGCTGAGGGACGAAAAAGAACCTTCTCCACCTGTGCGTCCCACCTCACTGTAGTCTTCATTGTTTATGGCAGCTGTATTTTCATGTGTGTCCGCCCCTCCAAAAATTCCAAGGTGGATTCTACCAAAAttgtttcattgctaaactgcatAGTCACACCACTTCTGAATCCTTTTATATATAGCTTCAGGAACAAAACATTCAAGGAAGCACTTAAACGGACATTGAGAAATAAAACCAAGTTTTCGGGCCAAATGCTTCAACCTGCCTTAAAAAAAATACCATTGTAA